One Actinosynnema pretiosum DNA segment encodes these proteins:
- the dctA gene encoding C4-dicarboxylate transporter DctA: protein MVTAETRERKPIYKHLYFWVLVSIVLGVVVGYAFPAQASGMKWLADFFVALVKVVIAPTIFCTVVVGIAGLGNLAKAGGLALRTILYFTAMTTVALAIGMVVVNVVQPGHHGPAIPINDSAAEKTLADAATAETGVTGFILSLVPKSFVGAFTDGQLIQVLVVAILVAVAVAGMGKRGERVVTALDTTAKVMFGVIKIVMYAAPIGAFGGIAYTIGKFGGTILGKLAWLMGSFYVTCILFVFVVLGGVGMYAGVNIVKFLRYIKDELLIVLGTSSSESVLPRMLVKLEAAGADKSVVGLTIPTGYSFNLDGTCIYLTMGAIFIAQATGHDVSIGTQIGLLLFMLLASKGAAGVTGAGLVTLAASLQAFEANSAIPAVGIALIVGIDRFMSEARALTNVVGNGIGTLVIAKWQKQLDGEQLKRVLDDPDSVDVDRLMDQQHGDDDETSKQPVGAGAR, encoded by the coding sequence GTGGTCACCGCGGAAACCCGTGAGCGCAAGCCGATCTACAAGCACCTGTACTTCTGGGTGCTGGTGTCGATCGTGCTGGGCGTGGTAGTCGGGTACGCCTTCCCGGCCCAGGCGTCCGGCATGAAGTGGCTCGCCGACTTCTTCGTCGCGCTGGTCAAGGTCGTCATCGCCCCGACCATCTTCTGCACCGTCGTCGTCGGCATCGCGGGCCTGGGCAACCTGGCCAAGGCGGGCGGCCTGGCGCTGCGCACCATCCTGTACTTCACCGCGATGACCACGGTGGCGCTCGCCATCGGCATGGTCGTGGTCAACGTCGTGCAGCCCGGCCACCACGGCCCGGCCATCCCGATCAACGACTCGGCCGCCGAGAAGACCCTCGCCGACGCCGCCACCGCCGAGACCGGCGTCACCGGCTTCATCCTGAGCCTGGTCCCCAAGTCGTTCGTCGGCGCGTTCACCGACGGCCAGCTGATCCAGGTCCTCGTCGTCGCGATCCTGGTCGCGGTCGCCGTGGCGGGCATGGGCAAGCGCGGCGAGCGCGTCGTCACCGCCCTGGACACCACCGCCAAGGTCATGTTCGGCGTCATCAAGATCGTCATGTACGCGGCCCCGATCGGCGCGTTCGGCGGCATCGCCTACACGATCGGCAAGTTCGGCGGCACGATCCTCGGCAAGCTCGCCTGGCTGATGGGCTCGTTCTACGTCACCTGCATCCTGTTCGTGTTCGTCGTCCTCGGCGGCGTCGGCATGTACGCAGGCGTCAACATCGTGAAGTTCCTGCGCTACATCAAGGACGAGCTGCTGATCGTGCTCGGCACGTCCTCCAGCGAGTCGGTGCTGCCCCGGATGCTGGTCAAGCTGGAGGCGGCGGGCGCGGACAAGTCCGTCGTCGGCCTGACCATCCCGACCGGCTACTCGTTCAACCTCGACGGCACCTGCATCTACCTGACCATGGGCGCGATCTTCATCGCCCAGGCCACCGGCCACGACGTCAGCATCGGCACCCAGATCGGCCTGCTGCTGTTCATGCTGCTGGCCTCCAAGGGCGCGGCGGGCGTCACCGGCGCGGGCCTGGTCACCCTGGCCGCCTCGCTGCAGGCGTTCGAGGCCAACAGCGCCATCCCGGCCGTCGGCATCGCCCTGATCGTCGGCATCGACCGCTTCATGTCCGAGGCCCGCGCGCTGACCAACGTCGTCGGCAACGGCATCGGCACCCTGGTGATCGCCAAGTGGCAGAAGCAGCTCGACGGCGAGCAGCTCAAGCGCGTCCTGGACGACCCGGACTCGGTCGACGTCGACAGGCTGATGGACCAGCAGCACGGCGACGACGACGAGACCAGCAAGCAGCCGGTGGGCGCGGGCGCCCGCTGA
- a CDS encoding TAXI family TRAP transporter solute-binding subunit yields MGSFAGKRSGRVAGRGLPARGPAGTGVSRRALLLSALPALTSVACGPADPVGPGSLVLATGPDGAVFREIGAALASALAENLPGTRVTARQTGASVENVRLLKEGAVDLGLSSLDAIVDTPLSDSDPAGVSAVGRLYDSFLQVVVPGDSPVRRLADLSGLRVSLGPVESGSEFTGTRLLDLLGIRAQGLRMAHDEASRRLASGAIDAAVLLTGIPTPAVSTLLSGRPPRLLDLPDEAEALARAYPGPYVPATIPATTYGPLGPCRTLAVPNLLLARTALAEDAVEVVTRTVFTESERIVAGHPEASRINVRTGIATGQVPLHRGAARWFREVKR; encoded by the coding sequence GTGGGGTCGTTCGCCGGGAAGCGGTCCGGGCGCGTCGCCGGTCGTGGGCTCCCCGCCCGCGGTCCTGCCGGGACCGGCGTCTCGCGACGGGCGCTGCTGCTGTCGGCGCTGCCCGCGCTGACCTCGGTGGCCTGCGGTCCGGCCGATCCGGTGGGTCCGGGGTCGCTGGTGCTGGCGACCGGTCCGGACGGGGCGGTGTTCCGGGAGATCGGGGCGGCGCTGGCGTCCGCGCTCGCCGAGAACCTCCCCGGCACCAGGGTGACCGCGCGCCAGACCGGGGCGTCGGTGGAGAACGTCCGGCTGCTCAAGGAGGGCGCCGTCGACCTCGGGCTGTCCTCGCTGGACGCGATCGTGGACACGCCGCTCAGCGACTCCGACCCGGCGGGCGTCAGCGCGGTGGGCCGGTTGTACGACAGCTTCCTGCAGGTCGTGGTGCCGGGTGACTCGCCGGTGCGCAGGCTCGCCGACCTGTCCGGTCTGCGGGTGTCGCTGGGCCCGGTCGAGTCGGGCAGCGAGTTCACCGGGACCAGGCTGCTCGACCTGCTGGGCATCCGCGCGCAGGGCCTGCGGATGGCGCACGACGAGGCGTCCCGGCGCCTGGCGTCGGGCGCGATCGACGCGGCGGTGCTGCTCACCGGCATCCCCACCCCGGCGGTCAGCACCCTGCTGAGCGGTCGCCCGCCCCGCCTCCTCGACCTGCCCGACGAGGCCGAGGCCCTGGCCCGCGCCTACCCAGGCCCGTACGTTCCCGCGACCATCCCGGCCACCACCTACGGCCCGCTGGGCCCGTGCCGGACCCTGGCCGTGCCGAACCTCCTGCTGGCCCGCACCGCGCTGGCCGAGGACGCCGTCGAGGTCGTCACCAGGACGGTGTTCACCGAGTCCGAGCGCATCGTCGCGGGCCACCCGGAGGCCAGCCGGATCAACGTGCGGACGGGCATCGCGACGGGCCAGGTCCCGCTGCACCGGGGCGCGGCGCGCTGGTTCCGCGAGGTGAAGCGCTGA